From Anaerolineae bacterium, one genomic window encodes:
- a CDS encoding Glycosyl transferase, family 2 yields MTKSSLQQATRSDPEMGLPLVSIVTPSFNQASFLEETILSVLGQDYPNLEYLIVDGGSTDGSLEIIRRYADRLAWWVSEPDRGQTEAINKGFAHARGEIFAWLNSDDTYLPQAVSEAVQYLQTHPDVGLVYGDANFIDERGRVLGKFPARQTDYRRLRQGYVHIPQQAAFFRAELWHKVGPLDVSFYFAMDYDLWVRIARLAKIVYLPRPWANFRLHGSAKTIAADERCWPEMLRVHFREGGSRYAVIVWKYWLRKLAAPYLRWKRRRMLHRFAEKN; encoded by the coding sequence ATGACGAAAAGCTCTCTCCAACAGGCAACAAGATCCGACCCAGAAATGGGGCTTCCGCTGGTTTCAATCGTTACACCTTCATTTAATCAGGCCTCTTTTCTGGAAGAAACTATCCTTTCGGTTTTGGGTCAGGACTATCCCAATCTTGAGTATCTGATCGTCGATGGCGGTTCAACCGACGGTAGCCTGGAAATCATTCGCCGGTATGCCGATCGCCTTGCCTGGTGGGTTTCCGAACCCGACCGCGGCCAAACCGAGGCGATTAACAAAGGTTTTGCCCATGCCAGAGGGGAAATCTTTGCCTGGCTCAATTCCGATGATACGTATCTACCGCAGGCGGTTTCCGAAGCGGTGCAATACCTGCAAACCCATCCTGACGTGGGGTTGGTCTATGGAGATGCCAATTTCATCGATGAACGGGGGCGAGTCCTGGGAAAATTTCCAGCCCGCCAGACGGATTATCGGCGTTTGCGCCAGGGCTATGTACATATTCCCCAACAGGCAGCCTTCTTTCGCGCCGAACTGTGGCATAAGGTTGGTCCGCTAGATGTCTCTTTCTATTTCGCAATGGACTATGATTTGTGGGTGCGAATCGCCCGTCTGGCAAAGATTGTTTATCTACCTCGCCCCTGGGCAAACTTTCGCCTGCATGGCTCGGCCAAGACCATTGCCGCCGACGAGCGTTGCTGGCCCGAGATGTTACGGGTGCACTTTCGGGAAGGCGGTTCACGCTACGCTGTGATCGTGTGGAAGTACTGGCTGCGCAAACTGGCTGCTCCTTATTTACGATGGAAACGCCGGCGGATGCTGCATCGTTTCGCAGAGAAAAACTAA
- a CDS encoding glycosyl transferase, group 1/2 family protein, which translates to MNSGNNRKTIVIYSFDPWDHALAYQRYRAPAEKLGWNILRGCQDGQCHFDFIKKSDYVLIQRTFPASYKNYRRIMDIAKQENKPVIYEIDDLLIAMPEDHPFLTWFTSTLEYILLAVIEADRVIVSSDTLRDLFLPFNPDIATWPSYPPDWIWPSIPPDAQGISKDDKVRIGFMGGLTHGVDLDMILPVLRQLANETQNKLEFHFWGSAPSEFINSQTYLHHMEEVLDYRQHAELVTQMKVEIFIAPLVDNLFNRCKSSIKYWEYSALGVGGVYSNLDPYARVITNRENGLLASTLEEWYHSLKLLIDNQNLRHRVAQNAYMHYIHQGRMSLHLEEWRQIIGTTTVKTNNILNSSRDHRYAYYRFAEQLCSRTEEKEKLIKQLTEDLSSLTQQLDSKNRELYAIYSSKSWRLSQILSKTSRFLLRKS; encoded by the coding sequence TTGAACAGCGGAAATAACCGCAAGACTATAGTTATTTATTCTTTTGATCCATGGGATCATGCCTTAGCTTACCAGCGATATCGTGCTCCTGCTGAGAAGTTAGGGTGGAACATCCTTAGAGGCTGTCAGGATGGTCAGTGCCATTTTGACTTTATCAAAAAGTCTGACTATGTGTTAATTCAACGTACTTTCCCGGCATCGTATAAAAACTACCGGAGGATCATGGATATTGCGAAACAAGAGAACAAACCGGTCATCTATGAAATCGATGATTTGTTAATCGCGATGCCGGAAGATCATCCGTTCCTGACATGGTTTACTTCCACTCTAGAATATATATTACTAGCTGTAATTGAGGCTGATCGTGTAATTGTATCATCTGATACTCTAAGGGATCTGTTTTTGCCATTCAACCCTGATATTGCAACTTGGCCGTCCTATCCCCCCGATTGGATCTGGCCCTCAATTCCACCTGATGCACAGGGCATATCAAAAGATGATAAAGTGCGAATTGGTTTTATGGGGGGGCTCACCCACGGTGTTGATCTGGATATGATCCTGCCGGTGCTCAGGCAACTCGCAAATGAAACCCAGAATAAGCTGGAATTTCACTTTTGGGGTTCAGCTCCGAGTGAATTCATCAACAGCCAGACATACCTCCACCACATGGAAGAAGTTCTAGACTACCGCCAACATGCTGAACTTGTGACCCAAATGAAAGTAGAGATTTTTATTGCCCCTCTTGTAGATAATTTGTTTAACCGCTGTAAGAGTTCTATTAAATATTGGGAATACAGTGCTTTGGGAGTTGGCGGTGTCTATAGCAATTTAGACCCCTATGCGAGAGTAATAACGAATAGAGAGAATGGCCTCCTTGCCTCCACACTAGAGGAATGGTACCACTCACTGAAATTGTTGATAGATAATCAAAATTTAAGACATCGCGTTGCCCAAAATGCATATATGCACTATATCCATCAGGGTAGAATGAGTTTACATCTAGAGGAGTGGAGACAGATCATTGGTACCACGACTGTGAAGACAAATAACATTCTGAACAGTTCTCGCGATCATCGTTATGCATATTATCGCTTTGCTGAACAGTTGTGTAGTCGAACAGAAGAAAAGGAGAAGTTAATAAAACAATTAACCGAAGACTTAAGTTCCTTAACCCAACAGCTAGACTCGAAGAACCGAGAGTTATATGCTATCTATAGCAGCAAATCTTGGCGATTATCCCAAATACTTTCAAAAACAAGCCGTTTTTTACTCAGGAAATCATAA